DNA sequence from the Roseofilum casamattae BLCC-M143 genome:
GTAGGGACGACGTTCTGGTTCGATCTGGCTTGGTACGAAGATGTTTTAGAACCCGAACCCCTGGAATCTGTAACTTCAGCCTAATCATTATTAATTATTCATTGTTAATTATTCATTGTTAGGCTATCCATTTTGCTTCCGGTTCTAAGATCCAAAGGGAATATTGAGGGGAGTCGGCAAGGATGACAATGCGATCGCCTTTTTCGGCGAGGCGCAAGGCAATGTCTGAGGCTCGCTGCCAATCGGAAAAGCTCTGGAATAGACTATAGTGTTGCTGTTCAAATTCAATCCCTTGTAATGGATCGTTCAGATCGGGAACCCTAATTGTACCTTTTTGATAGAGATTGGACGAGGTAATAATTTGATAGGGGAGGTTAGAAGCAGTGGAGGTAACCCCAGAAGGCGGTGCGGGTTTATCAGATTTAGATTTAGTGGAAGAGACTGGAGAGGCGTTCGCTTCTTCAACCCAAATGGCGCTACCCTTGGCAGTGGCAGTTAAAATTACGGCGTCCCCTCGTTCGGCAAGGCGCTGAGCGAGAATGTCGGCGCGTTTGGGGTCGGCAACGACGCGAAAGAGACTATAGTAGCGATCTTGGAACTTAATTGCAGCGATGGGACGTTCGAGATCGGGAACGGTAATCCGGCAGTGCTGATATTGACTGCGATCGCTTAAGGTCGTGTATGAGGTGGGTTGAGAGTTAGACACAGAACTTAATAAATGTTTATTCTTCAACCATAGCAAAGAATCAGGGGATTAGAGTGGGCGATCGCAAGTTCGACTCGCGTTTTTCACATCCCTGGACTCTATCTCAGTAGCGATATCTATGCTGTGGGAATTATGGGAATGCAAGGGTAGTTAGATTTCGATCGTTCTAGAAGATAGGTGATTTGTGATACTATAGAATATCTTTCTTAATTGATATCCATGCTACCGAGAGAAAGCCTGCTGAAAGGAGTCGAACACCGAGAGGAATTGACTCAAGTTATCGATCGCGCGGAACGATCGCTGAAAACTTGGGAAGTCGTCGCTACAGACTTTCTGTCGCCTCCGGTTCTGGCCGAATGTCAAGCAGCATTTGCATCCTTAACTGAAGTGAAATTAGTTCCCTGGGGAGGCTATCCGCAAGCAGAACGAAATCGACTGGCGATCGCGCGGGAAGAAATTCCCTTAGAAACTGAGAATGTGGAGATCGCGCTTATCGAAATTGCCGGTAATTTTCTCTTCGATACGGCAACTCACCGAGATTTTTTAGGCTCGTTATTAGGAACGGGAATAGTCCGGGAAAAAACTGGCGATATTATTGTTTTAGGCGATCGCGGCGCGCAAGCGATCGTGGTTCCGGAACTGGTAGAATTTCTGGAGATGAACTTAACCCAAGTGCGATCGGTTCCGGTGAAAACTCAACGAATAGACTTAAGCGAGCTGAAAGTCAAAGCACCGAAACGGCAGGAAATGACCAGCGTTGAAGCGTCCATGCGTTTGGATGCGATCGCATCGGCTGGATTTCGCACCTCCCGCAGTAAAATGGTACAGATGATTGAAGGGAAAGACGTGCGCGTGAACTGGAAAGAAATTACTCAATCCAGCTACACGGTGAAAACTGGAGATTTAATCGCCATTCGCGGAAAAGGACGGTTAGAAGTTGGGGACATTGCAGTTACCAAAAAACAACGATATCGCGTGCAGATGGTACGCTTGGTTTAATCGACCTATGGGATAATATACAAGTTGGGTTAGATTGTTGTCATTGCGACCGCAGGGAAGCAATCTCCAAGACTCCCGAGGTGAAAGAGATTGCTTCATTCCACTCCGTTCCATTCGCAATGACAGAACTGATAAAAATGGCAATCTTACAACCGATCCCTAGGGCGATCGCAAACTATGATTTAATCGTAGAGACGATAATCTTCAAAACCGCAGAATGACCAGTTTCGACCATCCGCCAAGAATTCTCTTTTTGTATGGTTCCCTCCGAGAGCGTTCTTACAGTCGCCTAGTCGCAGAAGAAGCTGCCCGGATTATCACGGAGATGGGCGCCGAAGTCAAATTCTTTCATCCTCACGAGCTTCCCTTGCGCGGACAAGTTGACGAAAGCCATCCAAAAGTGCAAGAACTGCGCGAGTTAAGCACGTGGTCGGAAGGTCAAGTGTGGTCGTCTCCGGAAATGCATGGTAATCTGACTGGTATTCTGAAAAACCAAATTGACTGGATACCGTTGAAAGTTGGTTCGGTGCGGCCGACGCAAGGGAAAGTCCTCGCAGTGATGCAAGTGAGCGGCGGTTCTCAGTCGTTTAATGCGGTGAATAGCTTGCGTATTTTGGGACGGTGGATGCGCATGTTTACTATTCCCAATCAATCTTCCGTGGCGAAAGCGTATCAGGAGTTTAATGAAGATGGTACGATGAAGGACTCTCCTTATCGCGATCGCGTGGTCGATGTGATGGAAGAGTTATACAAATTTACGATATTATTGCGAGATAAAGTAGACTATCTCACCGATCGCTACAGCGAACGT
Encoded proteins:
- a CDS encoding photosystem II S4 domain protein, coding for MLPRESLLKGVEHREELTQVIDRAERSLKTWEVVATDFLSPPVLAECQAAFASLTEVKLVPWGGYPQAERNRLAIAREEIPLETENVEIALIEIAGNFLFDTATHRDFLGSLLGTGIVREKTGDIIVLGDRGAQAIVVPELVEFLEMNLTQVRSVPVKTQRIDLSELKVKAPKRQEMTSVEASMRLDAIASAGFRTSRSKMVQMIEGKDVRVNWKEITQSSYTVKTGDLIAIRGKGRLEVGDIAVTKKQRYRVQMVRLV
- the arsH gene encoding arsenical resistance protein ArsH — its product is MTSFDHPPRILFLYGSLRERSYSRLVAEEAARIITEMGAEVKFFHPHELPLRGQVDESHPKVQELRELSTWSEGQVWSSPEMHGNLTGILKNQIDWIPLKVGSVRPTQGKVLAVMQVSGGSQSFNAVNSLRILGRWMRMFTIPNQSSVAKAYQEFNEDGTMKDSPYRDRVVDVMEELYKFTILLRDKVDYLTDRYSERKVKEQDANK